CCGGCCGAATGCCAGCAGGAGCCCGACGCCGGCGACCGTGGGCGGCAAGACCATCGGCAGGTCGATTAAGACCTCCAACAGCCGCTTTCCCGGGAACGCCCGCATCGCCAGCAGGTACGCGAGGGGCAGGCCGAGGACAAACACGGCGACCGTCGAGGCGAGCGAGGTGAAGACGCTGAGGCGCAGGGCCTGGACGATGAGCGGGTTCTTGAGCCGCGCGAGGAGCTCCCCCGGGGGAATCCGAATGAGGAGGCTCACCATCGGCAGGACCAAGAACCCCAGGAAGGCCGCGCCGGCGACGACGGCGATCACGGTGCCGGCCCCGACCCGTCTCGGGATGCGATGCGGCATGGCGAAGAGGCCGGGTTAGCGCTGGACCGGGGGAAGGAAGTTGTATCCCCAGAGGAGCTGCTGTCCCAGGTTCGAGAGGATCAGGGTCGCAAACTGTGTCCCGCCGGGATTCCCGCCTTTCACGATCGCGATAGGGTAGCTCGCGATGACGTTGTACTGACCGGGGATATCGATGACCGCGATCTTGTCTGCGACCGCCTGGGTGACGTCGGTTCGGTACACCGCCCCCGCGTCCGCTTCACCGAGCTGGACCTTGGCGACGACGGCCTTGACGTTGTCTTCTTCCGATACGACGTTCTTCAAGACGCGCTGGGCAAAGTCTGGGCCAAAGCCAGGAGCGCGGGAGAGCTTGGCCAGCGCTTCGCGCACGTAATGGCCGGCCGGCACCGCGTCCGCCTCGATCACAAACTTGAGCCCCGGCGCGGCAAGGTCCTGGAGTTGGGCGATCTTGCCCGGATTGGACCGCGGAATGATGATCACGAGGCGGTTTCTGGCGAACTCTCGCGGCGTGCCCAGGATGAGGCCGCGCTGCTGCAGGTACTTCATCCACCGCTGGTCGGCCGAGGCGAAGACGTCGGCCTGCGCGCCCTGCTCGATCTGCTGCGCCAGCTGCTGCGAGCCGGCGAAGTTGAACGCGACGCGCAGCGGCACCCGTTCTTCGAACACCTTGCCAAGCACGGTGAACGCTTCGGTGAGTGACGCGGCCGCAAAGACGGTGATCGACGACGCGGGGGCGGCGCGCACCGAGACGGCGGGACTCGTCCCGCCGGCAAGGGCCACGATGACGGCCAGTCCCACCAGCAACCGGCCAGGCGATCCGTTCATCAGATCCCCCTTCGACCCGCGGTCACGGCTTGCCGATCATGACCTCGGTGGATTTGATAATCGCCATCACGTCGTCGCCGATCTTGATACCCAATCGGTCAATCGAGGCGCGGGTAATGACCGAGACCAGTTCCTGGGTGCCGATTTGAACGCGAACCTCTGCCATGATTCCTCCGAGGCCGATCGCGGTGACCCGTCCTCGTAACTGGTTGCGTGCGCTGATCTCCACCTCGGTCTCCTCTCGCCATGGGGTCTCGCGCTGTAACCTGCTCGCGAGTTCCGCCCGGGGAAACAGCCACTTCCGTCCCACTCGCCTCCCCGGCAGCTTCCCTGCCCTCGCAAGCGCCTGCACGCGTTTGACATGAAGCCGCAGCAGAGAAGCCGCCTCGTCTGCCGTCAGGTATTCCCCCATAGTCCCTAATATACCATTAATTCAGAATTTAGGGAGCTATATAGTACTATTAAGTGATACACGGCCGCGTGTGCGGGGCCCTGGACCTGATGAGTCCGATCGAAAAGCTTCTATAATCAGACACGTGGGTGGTGGTCACGCAG
This genomic stretch from bacterium harbors:
- a CDS encoding TOBE domain-containing protein, which translates into the protein MGEYLTADEAASLLRLHVKRVQALARAGKLPGRRVGRKWLFPRAELASRLQRETPWREETEVEISARNQLRGRVTAIGLGGIMAEVRVQIGTQELVSVITRASIDRLGIKIGDDVMAIIKSTEVMIGKP
- the modA gene encoding molybdate ABC transporter substrate-binding protein, which encodes MNGSPGRLLVGLAVIVALAGGTSPAVSVRAAPASSITVFAAASLTEAFTVLGKVFEERVPLRVAFNFAGSQQLAQQIEQGAQADVFASADQRWMKYLQQRGLILGTPREFARNRLVIIIPRSNPGKIAQLQDLAAPGLKFVIEADAVPAGHYVREALAKLSRAPGFGPDFAQRVLKNVVSEEDNVKAVVAKVQLGEADAGAVYRTDVTQAVADKIAVIDIPGQYNVIASYPIAIVKGGNPGGTQFATLILSNLGQQLLWGYNFLPPVQR